In Diaphorobacter ruginosibacter, the genomic stretch CCAGGCCATGATCTGGCCGTTGGTGTTGACGTCAGGCGCGGGGATGTCCTTGGACGGACCGATCATCATGCCGATCTCGCTGGTGTAGCGACGTGTCAGGCGTTCCAGTTCGGCGCGGGAGAGAGTGCGGGGATCGACGCGGATGCCGCCCTTGGCGCCGCCGTAGGGCACGTTCACCGCTGCGTTCTTGATGCTCATCCAGGCAGAGAGCGCCATCACTTCCGACAGCGTCACGTCCTGGTGGAAGCGCACGCCGCCCTTGCCGGGGCCGCGGCTCAGGTTGTGCTGCACGCGGTAGCCTTCGTAGTGGGCAATGGTGCCGTTGTCCAGCTCGATCGGCACGTCCACCACCAGAATGCGCTTGGGGCGCTTGAGCGTTTCCACCCAGCGGGCGAGCGAGCCGAGGTACGGCGTGACGCGATCCACCTGCTGCAGGTAGATGCCCCAGGGGCCGAGGTGATCGGCGTTCAGGTAGGACGGAAGCGGATGGGAAGCAACGGATGTGTCTTTGGATTTGGACATGGGTTCTGCCTTGCGTGAATTGTTGAATGGGTCACGACGAAACGCACTGTATTCCTGCCGATTTATCCTGTCCAAGGCCGCTCTGTATCGATGTTATGCATTGAATGCATAATTCCGGAGAGCGTTCCGCTGGCGTTATTCCACCTTGAACTTCGTCAATTGTGGATCGCCTGCCGGAAACTTCAGCTTCAGGTTTTCCATCACGGCGCGGGTGATGGTGGCGATCATCAGGTTGCGGTGGGTCTTGGAGTCCGCGGGCACGATGGTCCACGGCGCCCAGGGCGTGTGCGTGGCAGGCAGCAGCTGCTCGTAGGCGCTCTGGTACAGGTCCCACTGCTTGCGTACCTCGATGTCGCCCATATCGAATTTCCAGTGCTTGGCCGGATCGTCCAGGCGCTCCTGCAGGCGCTGTCGCTGCTCTTCCTTGCTGATGTGCAGCATGAACTTGAGGATCACCGTGCCGGTGTCGGACAGCAGCTTCTCGAACTGGTTGATGTGGTGGTAGCGGTCCTGCCGCTGCTCGGGCGTGAGCCATTGGTTGACCACGGGCACGAGCACATCCTCGTACTGGCTGCGGTTGAAGATGACGATTTCCCCCGCGCCGGGCACCTGCTGGTGGATGCGCCAGAGATAGTCGTGGGATCGCTCCAGCTCCGTGGGTGCCTTCCAGCTCACCGACCGCACGCCGAGCGGGCTCATCTCGCCGAAGACGCCGCGTGCGGTGCCGTCCTTGCCCGAGGTGTCCATGCCCTGCAGGATCACCAGCAGCTTGAACCGCCTGTCGGCGTAGAACACCTGCTGCAGCGGATCGAGTTGCTCGGCGACCTGCTGGGCCAGAGTCTTGTTGTCGGACTTGTCGCCTTTGGAAAACGGCTTGGCCGACGGGTCGAAGTCACTGAGCTTGAAATCGGATGCCTTGCCCTTGCCGTTCCTCGCATCAACCTGGGAGTCGCTACCGGCATCGGGTTGCCACCTGCGCCACAGTTCGCGCGTGGCCTTGTCTTCGATGTCGAACGGGTTGCTGGACGGTTGGGCCATCGCGGATCCTGAGGTGTGCATGAAAGGCACCCAGTATGCGCGAGGGCATTGCAGCCTCCTGTCGGAGGCCGCCGCCTCATGGCCCGTGCTTCGGGCGCGGCGATGCCTGGCCGGCGGCCCGATCGGCCATCACAGCTTGATGCCGGCCTTCTGCACGATGGCCGCGTTGTTGCGGCTTTCCTTCTGCAGCAGCGCCTCGAAATCGGCCGCGCTTTGCTGCATGGGGATGTTGTCGGTGTGGTGCATGGCCTCCTGGATCGCGGGCGTGGCGATTTCCTTGGCGAGCACGGCGTTGAGTTTGGCGACGATGTCGGCCGGCGTTCCCGCAGGGGCCAGGAAGCCGAACATCGATGTGAGATTGGCTTCTGCCAGTCCCTTCTCCGCGAGTGTCGGCACCTCGGGCTGATTCGGCGCGCGCTTCGGGCCGGTCACGGCCAGCAGGCGCAGCTTGCCCTGGTCGATCAGGCTGTTGATGGTGCCGAACGGGTTGCCGGTCATGACTTCGAACTGCGCGCTGGCGGCATCGGTCACGGTCTGCGCGATGCCCTTGTAGGGCACGTGGATGAACTCCGCGCCGGTCCTGGCCTGCACCTGTTCCAGCATGATGTGGCCCACCGAGCCGATGCCCGAGGTGGCCCAGCGCACGCTGCCGGGCTTGGCCTTGGCCTGCGCGATCATGTCTTCCAGCGTCTTGCCCTTGAAGGCCGTGGTCGCCATGAGATAGATGGGCGAGTACATCATGGGCGCCACGGCGATCACGTCATCGCTCTTGTAGGGCAGCTTCATCAGGTGCGGCATCAGCGTGACCGGGCTGATGGCGGACAGCGCGAGCGTGTAGCCGTCGGCCTTGGAGCGCGCCACCTCGGCCATGCCCACGGTGCCGCCGGCACCGCCCTTGTTGTCCACGATGATCGAGGCGCCGAGCACGTCGGCCACCTGCTGGATCAGCCTGCGGCCCACGGAGTCCGACACGCCACCGGCCACGTAGGGAATGACCACGCGGATCGTCCTGCCCTGCGGCCACGGCTTCTCGGCGCGGGCGAGCGAGGGGATCAGGGAGGGCAGGGCCAGGGCGGTGCTGGTCGCGAGGAAGCGGCGACGATCGGGCATGGGAGGAGTCTTTCTTTCAGAAAATCACAACGCGGAAGCAGGCGCAGACTCCCTGAAGCAAGGGGTTTGCGCGATGCGCGTATTCTCCGCTTCTTTTTTCTGCCTCCGATAGGTGTGCCGCTTGCGGGAGCCATTTGCCTGTGGATGGCGAACGAGTATTCACCACCCTGCGTGCACAATGCCCGCATGACAACCCGCTCCGTACCGGACCTTTCGCGCCTGATCGACGTGCTTTGCGATGCGCGCCGCCACCACAGCCTTGCGGATGCCGCAGCATTCGCCCATCTGCCGGACTCCGAGGCCGATGCCTATGCCGTCCAGCGTGGCGTGGGCGCGGGGCTGCAGCTGTTCGCCGGCGCCGTGCCGCGCCACTGGAAATCGGGCGGGGCGAACCGCTCGGCGGTGCTCACGCATGCTCCGCTGCCCGACGCGGGGGTCTGGGCCTCTCCCGCGGATGCCGGCACGTGGCCGTTTCACTTGCGGCTGGTGGAAGCCGAGATGGCACTGCGACTGGGTGCCGATGTCACGCCGGAGCAGGCGGCCTCGATGACGCCCGAGTCGGCCCATGCATGCATCGATGCCATGGCCGTGGCGATCGAAATGGTCGACACCCGCTGGCGTCAGCCGCTCGATGAGGTGCCCGCGTTGCTCAAGCTGGCCGACATGGGCGTGCATGGCGCGCTGGTGCTGGGCGACTGGGTGCCCTATCGGCGCCTTGACTGGTCCGCGCAACGCTGCCGTATCCGCATCGGCCTGCAGGGCGAGCGGGTGTTCACCGGCACGCATTCGCTGGCCGACCCCGCATGGCTGCTGCCCCAGTGGCTGCGCGATGTGGCGCAGCAGTTCGGCACCGTGCCCGCCGGCACGGTGGTCACCACCGGCAACTGGGTGGGTCTGCTGGCGGGGGATGCGGGCGATCTGGTGCAGGCGGAGTTCGACGGCGTGGGGCACGCCCGCCTGCAGTTGTAAGAGCGGCTGGTCGGGGGTTACAGCGGCCGGGGCTGGTCGAGGGCCTTGCCGTTGCGAGCCAGCACCTTGCCGCCGCGTACCACCCAGGTGCGCGGTGTGTGCGTGGCGAGTGCCTCCTGGACGCTTCGCGCCTCCATGGCGAAGAAGCTTGCAGGGGCACCGATCTCCACGTTGTGCCAAGGCAGCTGCATGGCCCGTGCCGCGTCCGAGGTGGCAAGCTCGAGCGCGCCGAGCATCTGGGCATCCGTGCGCCAGTCCGCCCGCCAGCCGATGAGCGCCGCGCGCTCCAGCATGTCGCCTGTGCCATAGGGCGACCAGATGTCGCGTACGTTGTCGTTGCCCGCGAAGACCGTCACGCCCTGTTCGCGCAGAAGCGTGATCGGCGGCAATGGATGCGACGCAGCGCCGTGCGTGACGAGGTGCACGCCTGCTTCGGCCATGAGGTCGGCCGTGGCGCGGGCGCGCGATTCGGGCACATGGCCCAGGCAGAAGCCGTGGCTCACGGTCACGCGCCCCTGCATGCCCAGTGCGCGTGTGCGCTTGCAGATCTCGCGGATCGAGAACAGGCCGAGTTCGTCACCCTCATGCAGGTGCACATCGACGCCCACGCCGCGCCGGTGCGCAATCGAGAAAATGCCGTTGAGCTGGCCGGCCGGGTCGCTGTCCACCTCGCAGGGGTCCATGCCGCCCACCAGGTCCGCACCCGCCGCGATGGCCGAGTCCAGCAGTTCCAGCGTGCCCGGAGCCCGCATCACACCGGTCTGAGGGAAGGCGACGATCTGGATCTGCGCCCAGTCCCCATGCGCCTGGCGCGCCTCCAGAACGCCTTCCAGCGCCTTCAATCCGTTGCGGGGCTCGACATCCACGTGGGTGCGCAGCGCGCCGGTGCCCTGCGCGGCGCATGTGCGGATCAGGTGCGCCGCGCGCTCGGCGGCCGAGAGTGCCAGCGTGGGCATCAGCTGCAGCTCGGTCTCGATGCGGCTGGCGCGTGTGGGGCCGGCGGCATGGGGCATCCAGGGAAGGCCGAGCAGCGTCTTGTCCAGGTGCAGGTGCCCGTCGATCAGCGTGGGCAGCACGAGCTGGCCCTGCAGGTCGAGCGCGACCTCGCAGGCCGGCGCCTCGCTCATCGGAATGATGGATTCGAAGCGGCCGTCCAGGATCGCCAGCCGTACCAGCCGGCCGTCGGCAAGCAGGGCGTTATCGATAGGGCGCAACTGGGGCGCGCAGGGGACGCAGGTCTTCTTGCGGCTTGGAGATGTCATCGGGGGCTTGCAATCCATCAATCGTTTGTTTTTTCGTTCGTGTGTCCGTCGGCGAGCCGGCAGGGCCTATGGCGTCCGGTGCGCGGGCTCGCGCATGCGGCGCTCCCGCATCAGCGCGATGAAGCGTTGTGCGCCCAGGCCCGGCGCATGTTCGCGCGACCAGACCCAGTCCACGAAGAGCGTAGTGCCGTTGCTGATGTTTTCCAACGGTATTTCCATCAGGCTGCCGGCATGGATGTGGGATTCGACAAGGCTCTTGGGCAGCCAGCCCCAGGCGAGCCCCGCGCTGATGAGCGCGAGCGCCGCGAGATGGCTGTCGGTACGCCAGATCTGGTGGGAGAACACGAAGCGCAGGTCGGTCTGCTGCGGATCGCGGCTGGCCACCAGCACCTGGCGGGTGAGCGCCAGCGTGGCGATGTCCAGCTGCCCGGGCCCCGCGTCCGGGCCGGCTTTCTC encodes the following:
- a CDS encoding Bug family tripartite tricarboxylate transporter substrate binding protein translates to MPDRRRFLATSTALALPSLIPSLARAEKPWPQGRTIRVVIPYVAGGVSDSVGRRLIQQVADVLGASIIVDNKGGAGGTVGMAEVARSKADGYTLALSAISPVTLMPHLMKLPYKSDDVIAVAPMMYSPIYLMATTAFKGKTLEDMIAQAKAKPGSVRWATSGIGSVGHIMLEQVQARTGAEFIHVPYKGIAQTVTDAASAQFEVMTGNPFGTINSLIDQGKLRLLAVTGPKRAPNQPEVPTLAEKGLAEANLTSMFGFLAPAGTPADIVAKLNAVLAKEIATPAIQEAMHHTDNIPMQQSAADFEALLQKESRNNAAIVQKAGIKL
- a CDS encoding PPK2 family polyphosphate kinase, translating into MAQPSSNPFDIEDKATRELWRRWQPDAGSDSQVDARNGKGKASDFKLSDFDPSAKPFSKGDKSDNKTLAQQVAEQLDPLQQVFYADRRFKLLVILQGMDTSGKDGTARGVFGEMSPLGVRSVSWKAPTELERSHDYLWRIHQQVPGAGEIVIFNRSQYEDVLVPVVNQWLTPEQRQDRYHHINQFEKLLSDTGTVILKFMLHISKEEQRQRLQERLDDPAKHWKFDMGDIEVRKQWDLYQSAYEQLLPATHTPWAPWTIVPADSKTHRNLMIATITRAVMENLKLKFPAGDPQLTKFKVE
- a CDS encoding fumarylacetoacetate hydrolase family protein, which gives rise to MTTRSVPDLSRLIDVLCDARRHHSLADAAAFAHLPDSEADAYAVQRGVGAGLQLFAGAVPRHWKSGGANRSAVLTHAPLPDAGVWASPADAGTWPFHLRLVEAEMALRLGADVTPEQAASMTPESAHACIDAMAVAIEMVDTRWRQPLDEVPALLKLADMGVHGALVLGDWVPYRRLDWSAQRCRIRIGLQGERVFTGTHSLADPAWLLPQWLRDVAQQFGTVPAGTVVTTGNWVGLLAGDAGDLVQAEFDGVGHARLQL
- a CDS encoding amidohydrolase, which codes for MTSPSRKKTCVPCAPQLRPIDNALLADGRLVRLAILDGRFESIIPMSEAPACEVALDLQGQLVLPTLIDGHLHLDKTLLGLPWMPHAAGPTRASRIETELQLMPTLALSAAERAAHLIRTCAAQGTGALRTHVDVEPRNGLKALEGVLEARQAHGDWAQIQIVAFPQTGVMRAPGTLELLDSAIAAGADLVGGMDPCEVDSDPAGQLNGIFSIAHRRGVGVDVHLHEGDELGLFSIREICKRTRALGMQGRVTVSHGFCLGHVPESRARATADLMAEAGVHLVTHGAASHPLPPITLLREQGVTVFAGNDNVRDIWSPYGTGDMLERAALIGWRADWRTDAQMLGALELATSDAARAMQLPWHNVEIGAPASFFAMEARSVQEALATHTPRTWVVRGGKVLARNGKALDQPRPL